The proteins below are encoded in one region of bacterium:
- a CDS encoding AAA family ATPase, translating into MYKRLLNLPKDPINSLFLWGPRQTGKTTLLKQTYPNAFRIDLLMSDVLIKYLKEPALFREQIRALPHSQIVVVDEIQKAPVLLDEIHYLIQEQKRIFVLCGSSARKVKKGHANLLGGRAVRYELMGLASKEIGEDFNLERMLNAGPLPNHYDNPSPAQAIRSYVDDYLREEVLQEGLIRNLPIFSDFLRISAISDTEIINLSNIARECGVAVTTARDHYGILVDTLIGTFLPAYTLKPKRRIIQAPKFYFHDVGVVNNLAGRGEIRKGSELFGKAFENWIFNELYIHSRYSEKYYDISYWRLSTGVEVDFILGNAHTAIEAKGKSKVTSDDLKGLIQFKVEHPEVKHLIVVSLEQTARETDQGIIIIPYQDFIKRLWNGEWQV; encoded by the coding sequence ATGTATAAAAGGCTGTTAAACCTACCTAAGGATCCAATAAATAGCTTGTTTTTGTGGGGGCCAAGACAAACCGGAAAAACCACATTGTTAAAGCAAACCTACCCTAATGCTTTTCGTATTGACCTTTTGATGAGCGATGTTTTAATAAAGTATTTAAAAGAACCCGCTCTTTTCAGGGAACAAATAAGAGCGCTTCCTCATTCTCAGATTGTAGTTGTTGATGAAATACAAAAGGCGCCTGTACTGCTTGATGAAATTCATTACCTTATCCAGGAACAGAAGCGTATCTTTGTCTTATGCGGTTCAAGTGCGCGCAAAGTAAAAAAAGGGCATGCCAATCTTTTAGGCGGCAGGGCGGTTCGCTATGAACTCATGGGGTTAGCAAGCAAAGAAATAGGTGAAGACTTTAATTTGGAGCGTATGCTTAATGCAGGGCCTTTGCCGAATCATTATGATAACCCATCACCAGCGCAAGCTATTCGAAGCTACGTGGATGATTATCTGCGTGAAGAAGTTTTGCAGGAAGGCCTTATCCGAAACCTTCCAATTTTCTCAGATTTTTTGCGCATATCCGCCATTAGCGATACGGAGATAATTAATCTCTCAAATATAGCCAGGGAATGCGGTGTAGCGGTAACAACGGCAAGAGACCATTACGGAATACTTGTTGATACCCTGATAGGTACCTTTTTACCCGCATATACATTAAAACCTAAAAGGCGTATTATACAAGCGCCTAAATTTTATTTTCACGATGTAGGAGTTGTTAACAATCTTGCAGGCAGGGGAGAAATCCGGAAAGGTTCCGAATTATTTGGTAAAGCATTTGAGAATTGGATATTTAACGAACTATACATACATAGCAGATACAGTGAAAAATATTATGATATATCCTATTGGCGGCTTTCCACAGGGGTGGAAGTTGATTTTATTCTTGGTAACGCGCACACTGCTATAGAGGCTAAAGGAAAATCAAAAGTTACCAGTGACGACTTAAAAGGTTTAATTCAGTTTAAAGTGGAGCATCCTGAAGTAAAACATCTTATTGTTGTATCTCTTGAACAGACCGCGCGAGAAACTGATCAAGGCATCATCATTATCCCTTATCAGGATTTTATTAAGAGGTTGTGGAATGGAGAGTGGCAGGTGTAA
- a CDS encoding M28 family peptidase, protein MKNFIFVLFLNLSLTSCCFTNSNSMDNSNIKSDIPVKKERLYSDVKEITSTKPARNYENIESLNKAAGYIYDQFQKLSGNVEIQKYKAGDKEYKNIICSFGPMDSERIIIGAHYDVCGEQPGADDNASGVAGLLEIARLINELKPDMKNRIDLVAYSLEEPPFFRTEFMGSSVHAKSLVDLKVKVKVMISLEMLGYFSEKPKSQQYPVFFLKWFYPDKANFIAVVGKYGQGKIIKKIKKYMIQGSNIDVQSLSAPSSLPGIDFSDHLNYWRYGYKAVMITDTSFYRNPNYHFTTDTIETLDFDKMTEVVRGVYWAVVNI, encoded by the coding sequence ATGAAAAATTTTATTTTTGTGTTATTTTTAAATTTATCTTTAACAAGTTGTTGTTTTACTAATTCAAATTCAATGGATAATTCAAATATTAAATCTGATATACCGGTCAAAAAAGAAAGGTTATATTCTGATGTAAAAGAAATAACTTCAACCAAGCCCGCCAGGAATTATGAAAACATTGAATCTTTAAATAAGGCGGCCGGCTATATTTATGACCAATTTCAAAAGCTCAGCGGTAATGTGGAAATTCAAAAATATAAAGCTGGTGACAAAGAATACAAAAATATAATCTGTTCATTCGGGCCGATGGATTCGGAACGGATTATTATTGGTGCGCATTATGATGTTTGCGGGGAGCAGCCCGGAGCGGACGATAACGCAAGCGGGGTAGCGGGATTATTGGAAATAGCAAGGCTCATAAATGAGCTTAAACCGGATATGAAGAACCGGATAGACCTCGTTGCTTACAGCTTGGAAGAGCCTCCTTTTTTCAGGACTGAATTCATGGGAAGCTCTGTTCACGCGAAATCGCTGGTGGATTTAAAAGTTAAAGTTAAGGTCATGATAAGCCTTGAGATGCTCGGTTACTTTTCAGAAAAGCCAAAGTCCCAGCAATATCCCGTTTTTTTCTTAAAATGGTTTTATCCGGATAAAGCGAATTTTATTGCTGTTGTTGGAAAATACGGACAGGGTAAAATTATTAAAAAGATCAAAAAATACATGATACAGGGATCAAATATTGATGTCCAATCATTGTCCGCCCCGTCCTCTTTACCGGGTATTGACTTTTCAGACCATCTAAATTATTGGCGGTATGGATATAAGGCAGTGATGATTACAGATACGTCATTTTACAGAAACCCTAATTATCATTTTACAACTGATACGATTGAAACCCTGGATTTTGATAAAATGACTGAAGTTGTGAGAGGGGTTTACTGGGCAGTGGTAAATATATAA
- a CDS encoding alpha/beta fold hydrolase, with translation MLTVLKYIFLLTIPVILFSGCGLQRKLLYYPGALTDDELNASGLKFWPSEKDYRGLASANEVKNKKGVVIVFHGNAGSAVHRGYYINFLEPLGYKVILAEYPAYGGRAGKLSEKSFVRDAKETIRQAYEKFGEPLFLLGESLGCGVVSDFVSDGSVKINGIVLVTPWDTLLAVARSHFSLLPVKWFMKDKYNNIDNLRSFQGRVAIIGTEQDDVIPVKHAVELYKTLSCGKKMWIIKGAGHNDWPMVMKPPDWKDIMSFVSGNTK, from the coding sequence ATGTTAACAGTTTTAAAATATATATTTTTGCTGACAATACCGGTTATCCTATTTTCAGGATGCGGCCTCCAGCGTAAATTGTTATATTATCCAGGCGCCTTGACGGATGATGAGCTGAACGCAAGCGGTTTAAAATTCTGGCCTTCTGAAAAAGATTACAGAGGCCTGGCCAGCGCCAATGAAGTTAAGAATAAGAAGGGTGTAGTTATTGTTTTTCACGGGAACGCGGGCTCTGCGGTTCACAGGGGCTATTACATTAATTTTCTGGAACCGCTTGGATATAAAGTTATACTTGCCGAATATCCGGCGTATGGCGGGCGCGCGGGGAAATTAAGTGAGAAGTCGTTTGTGAGGGACGCAAAAGAAACCATACGGCAAGCTTATGAAAAATTCGGGGAACCGTTATTTCTTTTAGGAGAATCTTTGGGGTGCGGTGTGGTGTCGGATTTTGTAAGTGATGGATCAGTTAAGATTAATGGAATAGTTTTAGTTACACCGTGGGATACGCTGCTTGCAGTTGCCAGGTCTCATTTTTCATTACTTCCGGTTAAATGGTTTATGAAAGATAAATATAATAACATCGATAATTTGAGGTCTTTTCAAGGCAGGGTTGCTATAATAGGGACTGAACAGGATGATGTTATACCGGTAAAACATGCCGTGGAATTATATAAAACATTATCCTGTGGCAAGAAAATGTGGATAATTAAAGGCGCCGGGCATAATGACTGGCCGATGGTAATGAAACCGCCGGATTGGAAAGATATAATGAGTTTTGTTAGTGGAAATACTAAATGA
- a CDS encoding nitroreductase family protein, translating to MKNTEILEEMIKSRRSIRKFKDIAILDEDVRRVIEASGFAPSITNYQPWKFIYVKDSFKC from the coding sequence ATGAAAAACACTGAAATATTAGAAGAAATGATCAAGTCCCGCAGGAGTATAAGGAAATTCAAAGATATTGCCATTCTCGATGAAGATGTCAGGCGGGTGATTGAAGCGTCAGGGTTTGCACCGAGCATCACTAATTACCAGCCATGGAAATTTATTTATGTTAAAGATTCGTTTAAATGTTAA
- a CDS encoding ElyC/SanA/YdcF family protein, giving the protein MKQSNINIFKSFLAFLTVLIIFTLAIDKYISISAKDKLFYSSESIPDKKSGLLLGTGKYVYGNPNPFYENRLNAVSELWRKNKISAILISGDNSRKNYDEPSEMKEDLKKRGVPEEFINLDYAGFSTLDSIIRANKIFGIDDYIIISQAFHCERAVYIANRYGYNAIGYCAGDVKTINGFKIRIREIFARFKTFIDLYITKRNPKFLGEKQDIKYRESK; this is encoded by the coding sequence ATGAAACAAAGTAATATTAACATATTTAAATCATTTTTAGCGTTTTTAACAGTATTAATTATTTTTACGCTTGCGATTGATAAATATATTTCAATTAGCGCGAAAGATAAGTTGTTTTATTCATCCGAAAGCATACCGGACAAAAAGTCCGGGTTACTGCTTGGGACAGGCAAATATGTTTATGGAAATCCGAACCCCTTTTATGAAAATAGATTAAACGCGGTTTCCGAACTATGGAGAAAAAATAAAATCAGCGCGATCCTGATATCGGGAGATAATTCAAGAAAAAATTATGATGAGCCTTCTGAAATGAAAGAAGACCTGAAAAAAAGAGGTGTTCCTGAAGAATTTATTAATCTGGATTACGCCGGCTTCAGCACGTTGGACTCGATCATAAGGGCAAACAAGATATTTGGCATTGATGATTATATTATTATATCCCAGGCCTTTCATTGCGAAAGGGCGGTTTATATCGCGAACAGATATGGATATAACGCCATAGGTTATTGTGCCGGGGATGTTAAAACAATAAATGGTTTTAAAATCAGGATACGCGAAATTTTCGCGAGATTTAAAACATTCATTGATTTATACATAACAAAAAGAAACCCAAAATTTCTTGGGGAGAAGCAAGATATAAAATATAGAGAATCAAAATGA
- a CDS encoding ATP-binding protein, which translates to MKIKKRLFELNLPAGKSAFLWGPRKVGKTYWITHMLKNDTVIDLLKTDTLAEYVSRPALLRERYQNHKGLIVIDEVQKAPNLLDEVHWLIENKELSFLLTGSSVRKLRRGHANLLGGRAWRKTMSPLSYLEVTGFDLEKVMISGLLPSHYLSNNPIEELRAYVADYLKEEIISEALTQNIPAFNEFLRVAAITSSELINYVNIARETGVSHKVIRTYFDILEDTYLGFRISPWKKSKKRRMIITEKFYLFDVGVANYLSRRQPLLGSSEFGKAFEHYILMELKAYQAYRNPDAPITFWRTSTGREVDFILGEKELAVEIKGSSRVHEGDIRSLQALVEDGPVKKLCLVCLEKQPRTLAKNIQVLPWQMFIEQLWNGEFL; encoded by the coding sequence ATGAAAATTAAGAAAAGGCTGTTTGAACTTAATCTTCCCGCGGGGAAATCCGCCTTTTTATGGGGGCCTCGGAAAGTCGGTAAAACTTACTGGATTACTCACATGTTAAAGAACGACACGGTTATTGATTTGCTTAAAACCGATACTTTAGCGGAGTATGTTTCACGGCCGGCATTATTGCGCGAACGTTATCAAAATCACAAAGGACTAATTGTCATAGATGAAGTACAAAAAGCCCCAAATCTTTTGGATGAGGTTCACTGGCTTATTGAGAATAAAGAATTATCTTTTTTACTTACCGGGTCAAGCGTGCGGAAACTACGCCGCGGGCACGCGAATCTATTAGGGGGGAGGGCATGGAGAAAGACCATGTCCCCGCTGTCTTATCTGGAAGTGACAGGTTTTGACCTGGAAAAAGTCATGATCTCCGGCCTGTTGCCGTCTCATTATTTATCAAATAATCCCATTGAAGAACTACGTGCTTACGTTGCTGATTATCTGAAAGAAGAAATTATTTCTGAAGCCCTTACGCAAAACATACCGGCTTTCAATGAATTCCTGCGTGTTGCCGCGATAACCTCAAGCGAGCTTATAAATTACGTCAATATAGCCAGGGAAACCGGTGTTTCTCATAAAGTGATACGCACTTATTTTGATATTCTCGAGGATACCTATCTGGGTTTTCGGATTTCCCCCTGGAAAAAATCAAAAAAGCGGCGCATGATCATCACTGAAAAATTTTATTTATTTGACGTCGGCGTTGCAAATTATCTATCCAGGCGTCAGCCTCTTCTCGGCAGTTCTGAATTCGGCAAGGCATTTGAACATTACATACTGATGGAATTAAAAGCCTATCAAGCCTACAGAAATCCGGATGCGCCTATAACTTTCTGGAGAACAAGTACGGGAAGAGAAGTGGATTTTATCCTGGGGGAAAAAGAATTGGCTGTTGAAATTAAAGGTTCTTCCCGTGTGCACGAAGGAGATATACGTTCACTCCAGGCTCTTGTTGAAGACGGCCCGGTAAAAAAACTTTGCCTGGTCTGCCTGGAAAAACAACCCCGTACTCTTGCTAAAAATATCCAAGTCCTGCCGTGGCAGATGTTTATTGAACAATTGTGGAATGGCGAATTTCTATAA
- a CDS encoding type II toxin-antitoxin system Phd/YefM family antitoxin produces the protein MNIVKDIKSVTYLKSKAKDLLEQINTTHRPVIITQNGEPKAILQDPESYENMRNSIGLLKLISQGESDIQSGKTKTQKEVFDKIEIKLKEKTS, from the coding sequence ATGAATATTGTAAAGGATATAAAATCGGTAACTTATCTCAAATCAAAGGCGAAAGACCTTTTAGAGCAGATAAATACTACACACAGGCCTGTGATTATTACCCAAAACGGGGAACCAAAAGCGATATTGCAGGACCCTGAAAGTTATGAAAATATGAGAAATTCCATTGGATTATTAAAATTAATTTCTCAGGGTGAAAGTGATATTCAATCAGGCAAAACAAAAACGCAGAAGGAAGTTTTTGATAAGATCGAAATAAAATTAAAAGAGAAAACCTCATGA
- a CDS encoding type II toxin-antitoxin system RelE/ParE family toxin, which produces MSKKYEVIWSNTADEDLDKIIDYIAQDSIDNAINVFNKIKNKCENLYFYPNRGRVIPELEDYGILWYRELIINPWRIIYRITESYVYVLSVIDSRRNVEDILLSRFINQRRRVTNE; this is translated from the coding sequence ATGAGCAAGAAATATGAAGTAATCTGGTCAAATACTGCGGATGAGGATTTAGATAAAATAATTGATTATATAGCACAAGACAGTATTGATAACGCGATAAATGTATTTAATAAAATAAAAAACAAGTGCGAAAATCTATACTTTTATCCAAATCGCGGGCGGGTAATTCCCGAACTAGAAGATTATGGCATCTTATGGTATCGCGAATTAATAATAAATCCATGGAGGATTATTTATAGAATTACGGAAAGTTATGTCTATGTATTATCCGTAATAGATTCCCGCCGGAATGTAGAAGATATATTATTAAGCAGATTTATAAATCAGCGACGAAGGGTCACTAACGAATAG